In one Cronobacter dublinensis subsp. dublinensis LMG 23823 genomic region, the following are encoded:
- the mrdB gene encoding peptidoglycan glycosyltransferase MrdB (rod shape-determining protein RodA), whose amino-acid sequence MTDNPNKKSLWDKIHLDPTFMLIILALCFYSAMVIWSASGQDIGMMERKIGQIMMGFVIMIVLAQIPPRVYEGWAPYLYIVCIILLVAVDAFGAISKGAQRWLDLGVVRFQPSEIAKIAVPLMVARFINRDVCPPTLKNTGIALVLIFMPTLLVAAQPDLGTSILIAASGLFVLFLSGLSWRVIGVAVLLIAAFVPILWFFLMHDYQRQRVMMLLDPESDPLGAGYHIIQSKIAIGSGGLRGKGWLHGTQSQLEFLPERHTDFIFAVLAEELGLVGVLVLLALYVLLIMRGLWIAARAQTTFGRVMAGGLMLILFVYVFVNIGMVSGILPVVGVPLPLVSYGGSALIVLMAGFGIVMSIHTHRKMLSKSV is encoded by the coding sequence ATGACCGACAATCCGAATAAAAAGTCGCTGTGGGATAAAATTCACCTCGACCCAACCTTTATGCTGATTATTCTCGCGCTCTGTTTTTACAGCGCGATGGTTATCTGGAGCGCCAGCGGCCAGGATATCGGCATGATGGAGCGCAAGATAGGCCAGATAATGATGGGCTTCGTCATTATGATCGTGCTGGCGCAGATCCCGCCGCGCGTTTATGAAGGCTGGGCGCCCTATCTCTATATCGTCTGTATTATTTTACTGGTGGCGGTGGACGCCTTCGGGGCTATCTCGAAAGGCGCGCAGCGCTGGCTCGATCTCGGCGTGGTGCGCTTTCAGCCCTCGGAAATCGCCAAAATCGCGGTGCCATTGATGGTGGCGCGCTTTATCAACCGTGACGTCTGCCCGCCAACGCTTAAAAACACCGGCATCGCGCTGGTGCTGATTTTCATGCCGACGCTACTGGTCGCCGCGCAGCCTGACCTCGGTACCTCGATTCTGATTGCCGCCTCCGGCCTGTTCGTGCTGTTTCTCTCAGGCCTGAGCTGGCGCGTGATAGGCGTCGCGGTGCTGTTGATTGCCGCGTTTGTACCCATCCTCTGGTTTTTCCTGATGCATGACTATCAGCGCCAGCGCGTCATGATGCTGCTCGATCCGGAGAGTGACCCGCTGGGCGCGGGCTATCATATTATTCAGTCGAAAATCGCTATTGGCTCCGGCGGCCTGCGCGGCAAGGGCTGGCTGCACGGCACCCAGTCGCAGCTGGAGTTCCTGCCAGAGCGCCATACCGACTTTATCTTCGCGGTACTCGCCGAAGAGCTCGGGTTGGTGGGCGTGCTGGTTCTACTCGCGCTCTATGTGCTGCTGATTATGCGCGGATTGTGGATAGCGGCTCGCGCCCAGACGACCTTCGGGCGCGTCATGGCGGGCGGCCTGATGCTGATTCTGTTTGTTTATGTGTTTGTGAATATTGGTATGGTGAGTGGTATCTTACCGGTGGTGGGCGTTCCGCTGCCGCTGGTCAGCTACGGAGGGTCCGCCCTGATCGTACTCATGGCAGGGTTTGGTATCGTCATGTCGATCCATACCCACAGGAAAATGTTGTCGAAGAGCGTATAA
- the mrdA gene encoding peptidoglycan DD-transpeptidase MrdA, with the protein MKLKDSFRDYTAESALFVRRALVAFAGILVLTGILVVNLYHLQILRFNDYQTRSNENRIKLVPIPPSRGIIYDRNGTPLALNRTIYQIEMMPEKVDSVQDTLEGLRSVVDLTDDDIANFKKERARSHRFTSIPVKTNLTEVQVARFAVNQYRFPGVEVKGYKRRYYPYGAALTHVIGYVSKINDKDVERLDKDGKLANYAATHDIGKLGIERYYEDVLHGQTGYEEVEVNNRGRVIRQLKEVPPQAGHDIYLTLDLKLQTYIETLLQGSRAAVVVTDPRSGGILAMVSMPSYNPNLFVDGISSKDYSGLLNDPNTPLINRATQGVYPPASTVKPYVAVSALSAGVINRNTSLFDPGWWQLPGSEKRYRDWKKWGHGRLNVTKSLEESADTFFYQVAYDMGIDRLSEWMRKFGYGSMTGIDLSEERSGNMPTREWKMKRFKKPWYQGDTIPVGIGQGYWTATPVQMNKAMMILINDGVVKVPHLLMTTVVNGQKVPWKQPEQPPVGDIHSGYWEIAKDGMYGVANRANGTGHKYFAGAPYKIAAKSGTAQVFGLKANETYNAHRIAERLRDHKLMTAFAPYDKPQVAVAMILENGGAGPAVGTIMRQILDHIMLGDNNTELPTENPATAAAEDR; encoded by the coding sequence ATGAAACTAAAGGATTCCTTTCGTGACTATACGGCTGAGTCCGCGCTCTTTGTGCGTCGGGCGCTGGTCGCCTTTGCCGGCATCCTGGTGCTGACCGGGATCCTGGTTGTTAATCTCTACCATTTACAGATCCTGCGTTTTAACGATTACCAGACCCGCTCCAACGAAAACCGCATCAAACTGGTGCCCATCCCGCCAAGCCGCGGGATTATCTACGATCGCAACGGCACCCCGCTCGCCCTGAACCGCACTATCTACCAGATTGAAATGATGCCTGAAAAGGTCGACAGCGTGCAGGATACGCTGGAGGGGCTGCGCTCGGTGGTCGATCTCACCGATGACGACATCGCGAATTTCAAAAAAGAGCGCGCGCGCTCGCACCGTTTTACCTCTATCCCCGTGAAAACCAACCTGACGGAAGTGCAGGTGGCGCGCTTCGCGGTGAATCAGTACCGTTTCCCCGGCGTGGAAGTCAAAGGCTATAAGCGTCGCTACTATCCTTATGGCGCGGCGCTGACCCATGTTATCGGCTATGTGTCGAAGATTAACGATAAAGACGTTGAGCGTCTTGATAAAGACGGCAAGCTCGCCAACTACGCCGCCACGCACGATATCGGCAAGCTCGGCATTGAGCGCTATTACGAAGATGTCCTGCATGGTCAGACCGGTTATGAAGAAGTTGAAGTCAACAACCGCGGGCGCGTGATCCGCCAGCTTAAAGAAGTGCCCCCGCAGGCGGGCCACGACATCTACCTGACGCTCGACCTCAAGCTGCAAACCTATATCGAAACGCTGCTGCAGGGCAGCCGCGCCGCCGTCGTGGTGACCGACCCGCGCAGCGGCGGCATTCTGGCGATGGTGTCGATGCCGAGCTACAACCCTAACCTGTTTGTGGACGGCATCTCCAGCAAGGATTACTCCGGGCTGCTTAACGATCCGAACACGCCGCTGATTAACCGCGCCACCCAGGGCGTCTATCCACCCGCGTCGACGGTCAAGCCTTACGTCGCGGTGTCTGCCTTAAGCGCGGGCGTGATTAACCGCAACACGTCGCTGTTCGACCCCGGCTGGTGGCAGTTACCTGGCTCCGAGAAGCGCTACCGCGACTGGAAAAAGTGGGGGCACGGACGGCTTAACGTCACCAAATCGCTGGAAGAGTCGGCGGATACCTTCTTCTACCAGGTGGCTTACGACATGGGCATCGACCGGCTCTCCGAGTGGATGCGCAAATTCGGTTACGGCAGCATGACGGGCATCGACCTCTCCGAAGAGCGCTCCGGCAACATGCCGACCCGAGAATGGAAAATGAAGCGTTTTAAAAAGCCGTGGTATCAGGGCGACACCATTCCGGTGGGCATCGGCCAGGGCTACTGGACCGCGACGCCGGTGCAGATGAACAAAGCCATGATGATTTTGATTAACGACGGCGTAGTCAAAGTGCCGCACCTGCTGATGACGACCGTGGTCAACGGCCAGAAGGTGCCGTGGAAACAGCCGGAACAGCCGCCGGTGGGCGACATCCACTCCGGCTACTGGGAAATCGCCAAAGACGGCATGTATGGCGTCGCCAACCGCGCCAACGGCACGGGGCATAAATATTTTGCCGGCGCGCCGTATAAAATCGCCGCGAAATCCGGTACTGCGCAGGTCTTCGGGCTGAAAGCCAACGAGACCTATAACGCGCACCGCATCGCCGAACGCCTGCGCGACCACAAGCTGATGACCGCGTTCGCGCCTTACGATAAACCGCAGGTGGCGGTGGCGATGATCCTGGAAAACGGCGGCGCGGGACCGGCGGTGGGCACCATCATGCGTCAGATCCTCGACCACATCATGCTCGGGGATAACAACACCGAACTGCCGACGGAAAACCCCGCCACCGCGGCGGCGGAGGATCGATAA
- the rlpA gene encoding endolytic peptidoglycan transglycosylase RlpA: MRKQWIGVCIAAGLLTACGVNNEGQQQASVAPQQPVCNGPVVEISGAEPRYEQPNPSVNSDYERDGKRYSIVQDLSRFSQAGLAAIYDAEPDSNLTASGEPFDPMQLTAAHPTLPVPSYARITNLANGRMIVVRINDRGPYGNDRVISLSRAAADRLNTSNNTKVRIDPIIVAPDGSLSGPGMACTTVAKQTYALPARPDLSGGLGSVSSAPQPAAPQGDIRPVSNDSLQSDDTTGAPVKSGGFLGAPTTLASGVLETATPEAAPAATTAQPAVASADAQPAAAPTQFAAPATRNAPVTAPGSVQGSVAPAASAPATAAAGNYVVQVGAVSDATRAGQWQQKLSQQFSVPGRVSQNGAVYRVQLGPFASKSQAASLQQRLQSEAQVQSFITVAQ, encoded by the coding sequence ATGCGTAAGCAGTGGATTGGCGTCTGCATCGCCGCGGGGTTATTAACCGCATGCGGCGTGAATAACGAAGGGCAACAACAGGCGAGCGTGGCGCCACAACAGCCGGTCTGCAACGGTCCCGTCGTTGAGATAAGCGGCGCGGAGCCTCGCTACGAGCAACCTAACCCTTCCGTGAACAGCGATTACGAGCGCGACGGTAAGCGTTACAGCATCGTTCAGGATCTCTCGCGTTTCAGCCAGGCGGGGCTCGCGGCGATTTACGATGCCGAGCCGGACAGCAACCTGACCGCCTCGGGCGAACCGTTCGACCCGATGCAGCTCACCGCCGCACACCCGACGCTGCCGGTGCCGAGCTATGCGCGTATCACTAACCTCGCTAACGGCCGCATGATTGTAGTGCGCATTAACGACCGCGGCCCTTACGGTAACGACCGCGTGATTTCGCTCTCACGCGCGGCGGCGGACAGGCTCAATACGTCAAATAACACCAAAGTGCGTATCGATCCTATTATTGTCGCGCCGGACGGCTCGCTCTCCGGCCCTGGCATGGCCTGTACGACCGTCGCGAAGCAGACTTACGCGCTCCCGGCGCGTCCTGACTTAAGCGGCGGCCTCGGCAGCGTCTCTTCGGCGCCACAACCGGCGGCACCGCAGGGCGACATCCGCCCGGTGAGCAACGACTCGCTGCAAAGCGATGACACCACCGGCGCGCCGGTAAAAAGCGGCGGCTTTTTAGGCGCCCCGACGACGCTCGCCTCGGGCGTGCTGGAAACCGCAACGCCGGAAGCCGCGCCTGCCGCGACGACAGCGCAACCCGCTGTCGCAAGCGCGGACGCGCAACCGGCCGCGGCACCGACACAGTTCGCCGCCCCCGCTACCCGTAATGCGCCGGTGACCGCGCCGGGCTCCGTGCAGGGCAGCGTCGCGCCCGCCGCCAGTGCACCGGCTACTGCCGCGGCAGGCAACTATGTCGTGCAGGTCGGCGCCGTGAGCGACGCTACGCGCGCCGGGCAGTGGCAGCAGAAGCTGAGCCAGCAGTTTTCCGTACCAGGGCGCGTCAGCCAGAACGGCGCGGTCTATCGCGTTCAGTTAGGGCCGTTCGCCAGCAAATCGCAGGCCGCCTCGCTCCAGCAGCGTCTGCAAAGCGAAGCGCAGGTACAATCTTTCATTACTGTCGCCCAGTAA